In one Streptomyces sp. T12 genomic region, the following are encoded:
- a CDS encoding ABC transporter ATP-binding protein has product MTDLEKTAQDTAGAPGRAGEGLDARLVVERGSFRLDVALTAAPGDVVALLGPNGAGKTTALRALAGLVPLTDGHLRLDGAELDRTPPESRPVGVVFQDYLLFPHLTALDNVAFGPRCHGATKAEARAQAAEWLARMGLAGHAGAKPRRLSGGQAQRVALARALATHPRLLLLDEPLAALDARTRLDVRAQLRHHLADFEAVAVLVTHDPLDAMVLADHLVVIEDGRVVQEGTPADIARHPRTDYIAHLVGLNLYRGRAEGHTVRVDDTSSVTITTTEALTGPAFVAFPPSAVTLHRDRPTGSSARNLWRCEVAGLETHGDQIRAALAGELPLAADLTTVAAAELDLRPGATVWATVKAAQTHAYPA; this is encoded by the coding sequence ATGACCGACCTCGAGAAGACCGCTCAGGACACCGCCGGCGCACCCGGCCGGGCCGGTGAGGGACTCGACGCCCGGCTGGTGGTCGAGCGCGGCTCCTTCCGCCTCGACGTGGCGCTGACCGCGGCCCCCGGCGACGTGGTCGCGCTCCTCGGCCCCAACGGCGCCGGCAAGACCACCGCCCTGCGCGCCCTGGCCGGGCTCGTCCCGCTCACCGACGGCCATCTACGGCTGGACGGCGCGGAGTTGGACCGTACGCCGCCGGAGTCCCGCCCGGTCGGCGTCGTCTTCCAGGACTACCTGCTCTTCCCCCACCTGACCGCACTGGACAACGTGGCCTTCGGGCCGCGCTGCCACGGCGCGACCAAGGCGGAGGCCCGCGCCCAGGCCGCCGAGTGGCTGGCGCGCATGGGTCTCGCCGGCCACGCCGGTGCCAAGCCCCGCCGCCTCTCCGGCGGCCAGGCCCAGCGCGTAGCCCTCGCCCGCGCCCTGGCGACCCACCCCCGCCTGCTGCTCCTCGACGAACCCCTCGCCGCCCTCGACGCCCGCACCCGCCTCGACGTACGCGCCCAACTCCGCCACCACCTGGCCGACTTCGAAGCGGTCGCCGTACTCGTCACGCACGATCCCCTGGACGCCATGGTGCTGGCCGACCACCTCGTCGTCATCGAGGACGGCCGCGTCGTCCAGGAGGGCACCCCCGCCGACATCGCCCGCCACCCGCGCACCGACTACATCGCCCACCTGGTCGGCCTCAACCTCTATCGGGGGCGGGCCGAGGGACACACGGTCCGCGTCGACGACACCTCGTCGGTCACGATCACGACCACGGAGGCTCTCACCGGCCCGGCCTTCGTGGCCTTCCCGCCCAGCGCGGTCACCCTCCACCGCGACCGCCCCACCGGCTCCAGTGCCCGCAACCTCTGGCGCTGCGAGGTGGCCGGCCTGGAAACCCACGGTGACCAGATCCGCGCCGCCCTCGCCGGCGAACTCCCCCTGGCCGCCGACCTCACCACGGTCGCCGCCGCCGAACTCGACCTCCGCCCCGGCGCCACGGTCTGGGCGACGGTCAAGGCGGCCCAGACGCACGCGTATCCCGCCTGA
- a CDS encoding class I SAM-dependent methyltransferase has product MTTSTAHRTARPCRLCKPSQEPNDYTLFLRQWVRAPARMGAIAPSSRRLAEAVCAPVPERGEPVVVELGAGTGPFTAEIQRRLGGRGRHLAVEIDPLLAQRLRGRHPGAEVIQRDAVHLRHLLDERGIESADVVVSGLPWALFPSATQHRLMEAAAAVLAPAGAFTAFTYLHAVPLTPARRFRELLTSRFEEVVPSRTIWRNTPPAFVLHARRPRP; this is encoded by the coding sequence ATGACCACCAGCACCGCGCACCGAACAGCCCGGCCCTGCCGTCTCTGCAAGCCCTCGCAGGAGCCGAACGACTACACCCTGTTCCTGCGGCAGTGGGTGCGCGCACCGGCCCGCATGGGGGCCATCGCGCCCAGCTCGCGGCGCCTGGCCGAGGCGGTCTGTGCCCCGGTGCCCGAACGTGGCGAGCCCGTTGTGGTGGAACTGGGTGCCGGTACCGGACCGTTCACCGCCGAGATCCAGCGCCGGCTCGGCGGGCGCGGCCGCCACCTGGCCGTCGAGATCGATCCGCTCCTCGCCCAGCGCCTGCGTGGCCGCCACCCGGGGGCGGAGGTGATCCAGCGCGACGCCGTACACCTGCGCCACCTGCTGGATGAGCGCGGCATCGAGAGCGCCGACGTGGTGGTCAGCGGCCTGCCCTGGGCACTCTTTCCCTCCGCCACCCAACACCGGCTCATGGAGGCGGCAGCCGCGGTGCTCGCCCCGGCGGGTGCGTTCACCGCGTTCACCTACCTCCACGCCGTTCCCCTCACCCCCGCTCGCCGGTTCCGCGAGCTGCTGACCAGCCGCTTCGAGGAAGTCGTCCCCAGTCGCACCATATGGCGCAACACACCCCCGGCCTTCGTCCTCCACGCCCGCAGACCCCGCCCATGA
- a CDS encoding TetR/AcrR family transcriptional regulator gives MSISGQKTTDTTRQGTKEDGELPPRERLVRAASRLFYYEGVRAIGVERLIAEAGVTKATFYRHFAAKDDLVVAYLLTKDAYYKEVAEPLAAAHPPAEAIDLIFEAIAEHARERGFRGSPFLNAAAEYPDADHPVRALVTSHRDWIRTLFQELLTRLGHTDAESAAGALLMLYDGAMAAGYLDDSTAAHKTLLDAVRLIRSGG, from the coding sequence GTGAGCATCAGCGGGCAGAAGACCACCGACACCACGCGTCAAGGGACCAAGGAGGACGGCGAGCTGCCTCCCCGCGAACGCCTGGTCCGGGCCGCGTCACGGCTGTTCTATTACGAGGGCGTACGCGCGATCGGCGTGGAGCGGCTGATCGCCGAGGCCGGGGTGACCAAGGCGACCTTCTACCGGCACTTCGCCGCCAAGGACGACCTGGTCGTGGCCTATCTGCTGACCAAGGACGCCTACTACAAGGAAGTGGCCGAACCGCTGGCCGCCGCGCACCCGCCCGCGGAGGCGATCGACCTGATCTTCGAGGCGATCGCCGAGCACGCCCGCGAGCGCGGCTTCCGCGGATCGCCGTTCCTGAACGCGGCCGCCGAGTACCCGGACGCCGACCACCCGGTCCGCGCCCTGGTGACGTCCCACCGGGACTGGATCCGCACCCTCTTCCAGGAACTGCTCACCCGGCTCGGCCACACCGACGCGGAGTCGGCCGCCGGCGCACTGCTGATGCTGTACGACGGCGCGATGGCAGCCGGCTACCTGGACGACTCGACGGCCGCCCACAAGACCCTGCTGGACGCGGTCCGACTGATCCGGTCGGGAGGCTGA
- a CDS encoding molybdopterin-binding protein, which yields MQSYTIGQAARLLGVSPDTARRWADAGRVATHRDEGGKRLIDGKDLAAFSVELAKGGSGEEDASYTSVRNAFPGIVTAIKLGDVAAQVEIQAGPHRLVSLLTREAVEELGLEVGMEATARVKSTNVHIDRV from the coding sequence ATGCAGTCATACACAATCGGTCAGGCGGCTCGGCTGCTCGGCGTGAGTCCGGACACCGCGCGGCGGTGGGCGGATGCGGGCCGGGTGGCGACCCATCGTGACGAGGGTGGGAAGCGGCTCATCGACGGGAAGGACCTGGCCGCCTTCTCCGTGGAGCTCGCCAAGGGCGGGAGCGGTGAGGAGGACGCCTCCTACACCTCGGTCCGCAACGCCTTCCCCGGCATCGTCACCGCGATCAAGCTCGGGGACGTGGCGGCGCAGGTGGAGATTCAGGCCGGGCCGCATCGGCTGGTGTCGCTGCTCACGCGGGAGGCCGTGGAGGAGCTGGGGCTGGAGGTCGGTATGGAGGCCACCGCCCGGGTGAAGTCGACGAACGTGCACATCGACCGCGTCTGA
- a CDS encoding zinc-binding dehydrogenase — protein MRELTYVARRTVEWREAPDPKLQSDREAIVAPVAATPCDVDSSILAGHSFIDPPFALGHECVAKVVETGDAVTAVAPGDLVVVPWSINCGTCDRCRAGLTAHCTAVPYMAMYGAPIGGTWGGLFSDLVRVPYADAMLVPLPTGLDPVAMASASDNWSLAWRLVAPHLKSRPGARVLVVARGSIGLYVCDIARALGASDVLYVDPDPEHRALAGTFGAATAESLDPIPQGFDIAVEATGRVDQLALVVKCLSPEGICESAGNHFRPGELPLLDMYLTGVTLRVARDNVRAHIPDALELAASGKVAPERVVSHVIDWEDLPTALPEKHLKPVFVRSDT, from the coding sequence ATGCGTGAACTCACCTACGTGGCCCGGCGCACCGTCGAGTGGCGTGAGGCGCCCGACCCGAAGCTCCAGTCGGACCGGGAGGCGATCGTCGCCCCGGTGGCGGCCACGCCCTGTGACGTGGACTCGTCCATCCTGGCCGGGCATAGCTTCATCGACCCGCCCTTCGCCCTCGGCCACGAGTGCGTCGCCAAGGTCGTCGAGACCGGCGACGCCGTCACCGCCGTAGCCCCCGGCGACCTGGTCGTCGTCCCGTGGTCCATCAACTGCGGCACCTGCGACCGCTGCCGGGCCGGCCTGACCGCGCACTGCACCGCCGTCCCCTACATGGCGATGTACGGCGCACCGATCGGCGGCACCTGGGGCGGGCTCTTCTCCGACCTGGTCCGCGTGCCCTACGCCGACGCCATGCTGGTCCCGCTGCCCACCGGCCTGGACCCGGTCGCCATGGCCTCGGCCAGCGACAACTGGTCCCTGGCCTGGCGCCTGGTCGCCCCCCACCTCAAGTCCCGCCCAGGCGCCCGGGTCCTGGTCGTCGCGCGCGGCAGCATCGGCCTGTACGTGTGCGACATCGCCCGCGCGCTGGGCGCCTCCGACGTCCTCTACGTCGACCCCGACCCCGAACACCGCGCCTTGGCCGGCACCTTCGGAGCCGCCACCGCCGAATCCCTGGACCCGATCCCACAGGGCTTCGACATCGCCGTAGAAGCCACCGGCCGCGTCGACCAACTCGCCCTGGTCGTCAAGTGCCTGTCCCCGGAGGGCATCTGCGAGAGTGCGGGCAACCACTTCCGCCCCGGCGAGCTGCCCCTGCTCGACATGTACCTCACCGGCGTCACCCTGCGCGTCGCCCGCGACAACGTCCGCGCCCACATCCCCGACGCCCTCGAACTCGCCGCCTCCGGCAAGGTCGCCCCCGAACGGGTCGTCTCCCATGTCATCGACTGGGAGGACCTGCCGACGGCACTGCCGGAGAAACACCTCAAGCCGGTGTTCGTACGGTCCGACACTTGA
- a CDS encoding nuclease-related domain-containing protein yields MNRADGEKVAWFDRRTGYLKLLVEDQRDAVLDALAPYLVASPVPAAHKELRSEDDLAGNRPGDALQMKVDELTPGFWRWALARLSGRSLEVDSWRTGLAGERRVGAELERLVRQGWRVLHSIPLASDVDIDHLLIGPGGAFCFNTKCHRGARVWVGDDSVRIGGQSYPYVRKSRAESRRASAALTRACGFAVEVQPVLAFVAVAELIVVPTLRDVRVLREQDITVFKHLKAEWASGKAELVYQAARSRQTWTRS; encoded by the coding sequence GTGAATCGGGCTGATGGGGAGAAGGTCGCTTGGTTCGACCGTCGCACGGGGTATCTGAAGCTTCTAGTTGAGGATCAGCGGGACGCGGTACTTGACGCGCTTGCTCCCTATCTCGTTGCGTCGCCCGTACCTGCAGCGCACAAAGAACTGCGGTCGGAAGATGACCTGGCAGGGAACCGCCCGGGAGATGCGCTGCAGATGAAGGTGGATGAGCTGACGCCCGGGTTCTGGCGGTGGGCTTTAGCCAGGCTGTCCGGCCGGAGTCTGGAGGTGGACAGCTGGCGCACTGGACTTGCTGGGGAACGGCGCGTGGGAGCGGAGTTAGAGAGGCTTGTGCGGCAGGGGTGGCGAGTGCTCCATTCCATACCGCTGGCCAGCGATGTCGACATCGACCACCTCTTGATCGGGCCGGGAGGAGCCTTCTGCTTCAACACGAAGTGCCACCGCGGGGCGCGCGTCTGGGTAGGCGACGACTCAGTACGCATAGGTGGTCAGTCGTACCCCTACGTGCGGAAGAGTAGAGCTGAGTCGCGGCGGGCCTCGGCCGCGCTAACGCGCGCATGCGGCTTTGCTGTCGAGGTACAGCCGGTGCTTGCCTTCGTTGCGGTGGCAGAGTTGATAGTTGTGCCGACACTTCGGGACGTACGAGTCCTCCGGGAGCAAGACATCACAGTGTTCAAGCACCTCAAGGCCGAATGGGCATCTGGCAAGGCCGAACTCGTCTACCAGGCAGCGCGTAGCCGTCAGACGTGGACCCGTTCCTGA
- the modB gene encoding molybdate ABC transporter permease subunit has product MTSPSSLDKAGAADTLAAGPRRRRVRVRGGAPLPLLLPALIGLAFLTLPLVALLIRAPWRSMPDLLTSTEVWQALQLSLVCATAATAVSLVIGVPLAWLLARVEFPGRGIVRALVTLPLVLPPVVGGVALLMALGRNGVIGKWLDAWFGITLPFTTAGVVVAEAFVAMPFLVISVEGTLRAADPRYEEAATTLGASRFTAFRRVTLPLIAPGIAAGAVLAWARALGEFGATITFAGNFPGRTQTMPLAVYLALQSDPEAAIALSLVLLAVSVAVLAGLRDRWMTAS; this is encoded by the coding sequence GTGACGTCCCCGTCCTCGCTGGACAAGGCCGGCGCCGCGGACACCCTGGCCGCTGGCCCGCGGCGCCGCCGCGTCCGCGTCCGCGGGGGCGCTCCGCTGCCGCTCCTCCTGCCCGCCCTCATCGGCCTGGCGTTCCTGACCCTCCCGCTCGTGGCGCTGCTGATCAGGGCGCCCTGGCGGAGCATGCCGGACCTGCTGACCAGCACGGAGGTGTGGCAGGCGCTCCAGTTGTCGCTGGTCTGCGCGACGGCGGCGACCGCGGTGAGCCTGGTGATCGGGGTGCCGCTGGCCTGGCTGCTGGCCCGGGTCGAGTTCCCCGGGCGGGGGATCGTACGGGCCCTCGTCACCCTGCCCCTGGTGTTGCCGCCGGTGGTCGGGGGTGTGGCGCTGCTGATGGCGCTCGGCCGCAACGGTGTCATCGGAAAGTGGCTGGACGCATGGTTCGGGATCACCCTGCCGTTCACCACCGCCGGGGTCGTGGTGGCGGAGGCGTTCGTCGCCATGCCGTTCCTCGTGATCAGCGTGGAGGGCACCCTGCGGGCCGCCGACCCCCGCTACGAGGAGGCCGCCACCACCCTGGGCGCCTCCCGCTTCACCGCGTTCCGCCGGGTCACGCTGCCGCTCATCGCGCCCGGCATCGCGGCCGGAGCCGTACTGGCCTGGGCCCGTGCGCTCGGCGAGTTCGGCGCGACCATCACCTTCGCCGGCAACTTCCCCGGGCGTACGCAGACCATGCCGCTCGCCGTCTACCTGGCGTTGCAGAGCGACCCGGAGGCCGCTATCGCCCTCAGCCTCGTCCTGCTCGCCGTGTCCGTCGCGGTCCTGGCGGGGCTGCGTGACCGCTGGATGACCGCCTCATGA
- a CDS encoding type 1 glutamine amidotransferase domain-containing protein, whose product MVTNQATYGASKHPTGLWLGELVHFYDKAVKDGHTVDVVSPTGGEVPLDPRSLGRLFADRTVRTYRADPAFMTSLKSTASIADADPDDYSTIFFTGGHGTMWDFPDSADLRGTAEAIYAGGGIVSSVCHGACALINLRDTDGNPLVRNRTVTGFATVEERLAGVKGRVPFLLEDELRAKGAKYVRSTVPMTPHAVRDGRLITGQNPVSTKAVSDLILTALAETE is encoded by the coding sequence GTGGTGACAAATCAGGCCACCTACGGGGCGAGCAAGCACCCGACCGGCCTCTGGCTCGGTGAACTCGTCCATTTCTACGACAAGGCGGTCAAGGACGGCCACACCGTGGATGTGGTCAGCCCGACCGGCGGCGAGGTGCCCCTCGACCCCCGAAGCCTCGGCCGCTTGTTCGCCGACCGGACGGTTCGCACCTATCGAGCCGACCCGGCCTTCATGACCTCCTTGAAGTCCACCGCTTCCATTGCCGACGCAGATCCGGACGACTACTCCACGATCTTCTTCACGGGTGGGCACGGCACCATGTGGGACTTTCCCGACAGTGCCGACCTGCGGGGAACAGCCGAGGCCATCTACGCCGGGGGCGGCATCGTCTCCTCGGTCTGCCATGGCGCCTGCGCCCTCATCAACCTCCGTGACACCGACGGGAATCCGCTCGTACGGAACCGCACTGTCACAGGCTTCGCGACGGTCGAGGAAAGACTGGCCGGCGTGAAGGGCAGGGTGCCGTTCCTGCTGGAGGACGAACTGCGCGCGAAGGGCGCCAAGTATGTGCGCTCCACCGTCCCGATGACGCCGCACGCCGTGCGCGACGGCCGCCTGATCACGGGCCAGAACCCGGTGTCCACCAAGGCCGTCAGCGACTTGATCCTCACTGCCTTGGCCGAGACCGAGTAA
- a CDS encoding PaaI family thioesterase, which translates to MSETSEGLEHQKAAITGLGHELRALVEATVRTAASPDTLHQVADGVRHLTGQLTGRRRARAEIPEVDEFPAGARMYSPVTGPGSPLAPPLHITPEADGLVGHCTLGIAHEGPPGYGHGGMSAMLLDELMGRACAAAGMAGLTVSLQMRYHRPVPLETPLRVLARVTGTGDRKIFVSGSITTRTDPDAPLVTADGVFVTPDPDRARALFPGLRPQR; encoded by the coding sequence ATGTCCGAGACATCCGAGGGACTGGAACACCAGAAGGCCGCCATCACCGGCCTCGGCCACGAACTGCGCGCTCTCGTGGAAGCCACCGTCCGCACCGCCGCCTCCCCCGACACCCTCCACCAGGTGGCGGACGGCGTTCGTCACCTCACCGGTCAGCTGACGGGGCGACGGCGCGCGAGGGCGGAGATCCCGGAGGTGGACGAGTTCCCCGCGGGCGCACGGATGTACAGCCCCGTCACCGGCCCCGGCAGCCCGCTCGCCCCGCCCCTCCACATCACGCCCGAAGCCGACGGCCTGGTGGGCCACTGCACCCTCGGCATCGCCCACGAAGGCCCGCCCGGCTACGGCCACGGCGGCATGAGCGCCATGCTCTTGGACGAACTCATGGGCCGCGCCTGCGCAGCAGCCGGCATGGCCGGTCTGACCGTCTCTCTGCAGATGCGCTACCACCGCCCGGTCCCGCTGGAGACACCCCTGCGGGTCCTCGCCCGCGTCACCGGCACGGGCGACCGCAAGATCTTCGTAAGCGGGTCGATCACCACCCGGACGGACCCGGACGCACCCCTCGTCACGGCCGACGGGGTCTTCGTCACCCCCGACCCCGACCGCGCTCGCGCCCTGTTCCCGGGGCTGCGTCCGCAGCGGTGA
- a CDS encoding NAD(P)-dependent oxidoreductase — protein sequence MACAFVRRGASGAVTRQTSPKCSSVPERSGANLINTAQAKIVDRDAVDRALYSGQLAGCAGDVRPPPAAK from the coding sequence ATGGCATGTGCGTTTGTACGGAGAGGGGCTTCGGGTGCGGTCACCCGGCAGACGTCGCCGAAGTGTTCCTCAGTCCCCGAGCGGAGTGGCGCCAACCTGATCAACACGGCCCAGGCGAAGATCGTCGACCGTGACGCGGTGGACCGCGCCCTGTACAGCGGCCAGTTGGCGGGCTGCGCGGGCGACGTCCGGCCCCCGCCGGCCGCCAAGTGA
- a CDS encoding SDR family NAD(P)-dependent oxidoreductase — protein MTRRLEGTVALVTGASSGIGHATALELAREGASVALVGRREDRLTDLAAEISNAGGKALVVPADITTAEAAAEAVERTVDGLSRLDILVNNAGLMLLGPAPGADLNDWRRMIDINLMGLMYTAHAAVPHLVKAAAEGPRQVADIVNIGSLAGRNAYAMSAVYSATKFGVGAFSEALRQELARQHVRVSVVEPGSVDTELRTHNPDVIQQHIVAALGDIDRLQSQDIADTVGYIVTRPRHVAVAELLVRPTEQV, from the coding sequence ATGACTCGTCGTCTTGAAGGAACCGTCGCCCTGGTCACCGGGGCCTCCAGCGGTATCGGCCACGCCACAGCCCTGGAGCTGGCCCGCGAGGGCGCCTCCGTGGCCCTGGTCGGCCGGCGTGAGGACCGACTCACCGACCTCGCCGCGGAAATCTCGAATGCGGGCGGCAAGGCCCTGGTCGTGCCCGCCGACATCACCACCGCCGAGGCCGCCGCGGAAGCGGTCGAGCGGACCGTCGACGGCCTGAGCCGCCTGGACATCCTGGTCAACAACGCCGGCCTGATGCTGCTCGGGCCCGCCCCCGGCGCGGATCTGAACGACTGGCGGCGCATGATCGACATCAACCTCATGGGCCTGATGTACACCGCTCACGCGGCTGTCCCCCACCTGGTCAAGGCAGCCGCCGAGGGGCCGCGTCAGGTCGCCGACATCGTCAACATCGGCTCGCTCGCAGGCCGCAACGCCTACGCCATGTCCGCCGTGTACAGCGCCACAAAGTTCGGCGTCGGCGCCTTCAGCGAGGCGCTGCGCCAGGAGCTGGCGCGCCAGCACGTCCGCGTGTCCGTCGTCGAGCCGGGCAGCGTCGACACCGAACTGCGCACGCACAACCCCGACGTCATCCAGCAGCACATCGTCGCCGCCCTGGGCGACATCGACCGGCTGCAGAGCCAGGACATCGCCGACACCGTCGGCTACATCGTCACCCGCCCCCGGCACGTGGCCGTCGCCGAACTGCTCGTACGCCCCACCGAGCAGGTCTGA
- the modA gene encoding molybdate ABC transporter substrate-binding protein gives MTRSVRRTRRTLQVTGVGAAALLALSACSSSDGSSSAKSGSSASAGLSGEVTVFAAASLKESFTTLGKEFEKAHPGTEVTFSFGGSDALAASITGGAPADVFASASPKTMKIVTDAGGASGTPATFVRNQLEIATLPGNPDKVASLKDLTKSDLKVVLCDKAVPCGAAAQKALDASKLKLTPVSYEEDVKAALNKVVLKEADAAVVYKTDVKAAGDKVEGVEFPESADAINDYPITLLKDAPNAAAAEAFIALVQSAEGQKVLNAAGFLKP, from the coding sequence ATGACCCGTTCCGTGCGCCGGACCCGTCGGACGCTGCAGGTGACCGGCGTAGGCGCCGCAGCCCTGCTGGCCCTGAGCGCCTGCTCCTCCTCGGACGGCTCCTCGTCTGCCAAGTCCGGCTCCTCCGCCTCGGCCGGGCTGTCCGGCGAGGTGACCGTCTTCGCCGCCGCCTCGCTGAAGGAGAGCTTCACGACGCTGGGCAAGGAGTTCGAGAAGGCCCACCCGGGCACCGAGGTGACCTTCAGCTTCGGCGGCAGCGACGCGCTCGCCGCGAGCATCACCGGCGGCGCCCCGGCGGACGTGTTCGCCTCGGCCAGCCCCAAGACGATGAAGATCGTCACCGACGCCGGGGGCGCCTCCGGCACGCCCGCCACCTTCGTGCGCAACCAGCTGGAGATCGCCACCCTGCCGGGCAACCCCGACAAGGTCGCCTCGCTGAAGGACCTCACCAAGTCCGACCTGAAGGTCGTGCTGTGCGACAAGGCGGTCCCGTGCGGCGCCGCCGCCCAGAAGGCCCTGGACGCGAGCAAGCTGAAGCTCACCCCGGTCTCCTACGAGGAGGACGTCAAGGCCGCCCTGAACAAGGTGGTGCTGAAGGAGGCCGACGCCGCGGTCGTCTACAAGACCGATGTGAAGGCCGCGGGTGACAAGGTGGAGGGCGTGGAATTCCCCGAGTCGGCCGACGCCATCAACGACTACCCGATCACCCTGCTCAAGGACGCGCCGAACGCCGCGGCCGCCGAGGCGTTCATCGCGCTGGTGCAGTCCGCCGAGGGCCAGAAGGTCCTGAACGCGGCCGGGTTCCTCAAGCCGTGA